The Streptomyces laurentii region TCGCCGACCCGGATCCGGGTGCCGGGCAGCACCCGGCCGCACGCCCCGTCCGCCGTCGCCGCCTCGCCGGGCGCCGGCATGGTGACCGGGCCCGCCTCCGTACTGCCGTAATGCTCCAGGTAGGGGACGCCGCAGAGCGCCTCGAAGTCCTCGCGGAAGCCGGGTCCGGCCGCCGCGCCCCCGCTGACGCAGCCGCGCAGTGCGGGGGCGCCGAGGCCGCGGCTCTCCGAGCCCTCGCCGCGGACCGTGTCGAGCAGCGCCGAGAACGTCGTCGGCACCCCGCCGAGCAGAGTGAACGAGGCGTCCTCGCCCCGCAGTTCGTCGAGTACCCCGGTCACCGAGAACCGGGGGAGCAGCATCGCGCTCGCCCCCACCGCGGTCACTCCGAGGAAGCACACCACCTGGCTCATCGCGTGATGCAGGGGCAACGGCCACAGCACACGGTCCCGTTCGGACAGGCCCAGGACGCCGACGAGGCCCGTCGCCACCGGCGCGAGACGGTTGCGCTGGGTGGACAGCACGCCCTTGGGGACGCCGGAGGAGCCCGAGGTGTAGAGCAGCCAGGCCACGTCGTCGAGCGCGAGATCGTCCCGGGCCGGTGTGCGCGGCTCGGTGCCCGACAACTCCTCATACGGCAAAACGCCGTTGGCCCTCGCGAGCGGTACGCCCCCGGTGCCGTCGCCCGTCCCGTCACCCGTATCACCGCCCTCGTCGCCGCCCTCGGCCACGATCACGGTCAGCCCGGTGCGCCGCGGCAGGGCCGGCCAACGCGTCACCCCGACGTCGTCGGTGACGAGGACGCGCGCCCCGCTGTCGTCCAGCAGGCGCGCCAGTTCGTCCGCGGAGCAGCCCGGGTCCAGCGGTACGCCCACACCGCTCGCCCGGGTGACGGCGAGCAGGCTCTCGACCGCCTCGACCCGGTTGCCGAGGAGCACGGCCGCCCGGTCGCCGGGGGCCAGGCCGAGCCCCGCCAGATGGCCGGCCAGCCGCGCGGTCCTCCGCTCCAGCTCCCGGTAGGTCAGCCGTCTCCGCCGGTCCTGGAAGCAGACCTTGTCCCCGAGGCGCCGGGCGTGGTCCTGGAGCAGTCGGGGCAACGGCCGGACGATGCCGGTGTACGGATCCATCGCGGGACCTCCTTCCAGCCGCCGGCGTACGCGGAAGGACCGCCCCGGAGGCCGACCCGGACGTCCCCCGGAAGGCACCGCGGCCCGGGGGCTCCTGACAGGACTCCGGCTCCGCCGTCGACGGCATCGGGCGGACGCCGGTGAGGGGTCACCGGCGTGCCCGGTGAAGTCTGCCATCCGGGGAACCGCCACGGTTCCGATCCGGTGGTGTCCACTCGATGGAGTGAGGCAGCGTCCCGAGGTCTTGTCAGGCCGCCGACCTGGGCAAGTCCGGTTGCTCGTGGGCTACTTCCGGGGCCGGCCCTCCCGCGTGGTTCTCGCCGCCGCAGGGCGGCATCGGGGCTGATCCCTCCGCCCGGGCGGTGGCCGGCCGCGCTACCTTTGGCCGGATGCAGCCACAGCAGCCCCACACCCCTCAGGACGCCCGCCCCTCTCAGGACTCCTCCACCCCTCAGGACGCCCGTCCTCCCGAGGGTTCCTACGCCCCTCAGGACTCCTACACTCCTCAGAGCCCCTACGCCTCTCAGGGTCCCTATGCTCCCCAGAGTGCCTACACCCCTCAGGTCCCGGCCTCTCGGAATCCCTACGCCTCCCAGGCCCCCTCCACCCCTCAGGCCCCCTTCGTCCCCGCCCCGGCCGCCGCCGAGCAGCGGCCCGGAAACCGGACGAAGATCGTGGTGCTCTCCCTTGCCGCCGGACTCGTCTTGGGCGCCGCGGGGACGGGCGCCGCCTGGGCGTTGAGTTCCGGCCCCGCCCCCGCCGGCGACACTCCGGAGTCGGACGCGCGTGGCGCATGCGAGGCACTTGCCGGATTCGACGAGAAGAAGTACATGGGGGACGGTCCGGCCAGGGACATCGCCTTCAATCGCTACATGGCCGCCGGGGCGCTTTCCGCGGCCGCGGCAGCCGGTGACCCGGCGTACAAGGAACTCGCCGAGGTCATCCGCCGGTCCCAGGACCGCCACAACGCTGTCTTCGGCTTCGACGCGAAGGTGAAGAAGGACCTCGACCGGGCCCGCGCGATCTGCAACGACCTTTAGCTCAGGCCGAATTCAGGCGCAAGGCCGGATTCGGCCCCGGTCCGGTGTCCCCTCTATGTGGGGATCACGGGATGCCGACCGAGCCTCCGAGGCGTCTGGGCCGCCGGCGCCGACCCCACGGACAAACCCGTTCACTCCTTCCCCGGCGCGGCATGGCCGGCGTGCTCGAACTCGTCCGCCGGCAGCCGCGCGACGCCGCCCCTCGCCCCGAGCCGCCGCCCTCGCCTTGACGCCCTTGCCGGCCCCCAGCGCGTGAACGCACCCGGATCGGCGGGCCGCCTCACGGTTGTTTGTTCCCAAGTAAGCGCTGTTCAGGGCGATTTGGTGAGGAGATAAGTGGTGCGTGCACCCTTGGCGTGGCTGGTGAGGCGCTGCTATAAAACCCCGGGCGTTGCTCATTCGGGTGACGTCAGGGAACGATGAGGAAGGGGTACCGCCATGAGCAAGGACGAACAGGCATCCGGCGGCGGCAGGAAGAAGATCGCCCGCGCAGCCGCGACCGCCGCGGTCGCCGCCGCGGCCGTGACGGCCATGGGTTCGCCGGCCGTCGCCGCCACCCAGGCCCAGGACGAGCGTCCGGCCTTCACGGTCGAGCAGCTCGACGACATGCTGGCGTCCGCGGACCTGGAGAACGCGGACAATGTCCGCGTCGTCCAGGCCCTTGAAGTCAACCCTGGCGCCATGATCGCCAGGCAGTACGACCGCTGATCATGTCTGTCCGGTTCGAGGGCGTCCTGCCCCGCGCCGTCACGGAGGTCCTCGACCGGCAGGACAGGGACTGGACGTCACGCACGGCGCACGTTGACAGTGACGGATCAGTCGTCTACCTGGCATGTTGCGGCACGACTGACATCACGCAGCCTTATCACAGCCTCGCGTACCTCGCGGGTGCGCTGGACCACTCCGGGCATTCCTATGTCGTGCGGGATCTCGCCATCGAGTTCTGGCACTACATGATGTCGCCCCCGGTCGTGGAGCAGTTGCGCGCCGAGTGCGTGAAGCGCTACGAAGAGGCTCCTGCGGAGGATTCGCTCCTCCCCCTGTTCATCGACGTGCTCGCGGACGGCGAACGGTTCCAGCGCGCGTTCGCGACCCTGCGTGACGAGACGGCGTTCTACGAGCTGCCCGCGTACCTGGCGGCCGTACGCGAACTCAGTCTGCTGCCGCGGCTGCTGACCCTGCTGTCCCGCTGCGCGACCTACCGTACGTTCAGCAGCGCCTCGCCTCCGGGCTCGGAGGACGACCGCATCAATCTGGTGACCCTGCGCCGCGAGGTCGAGGCCGGGTTCGGGATCGACGTCGTGGACGCGTTCTACGATCACCACGCCGACCGGATCGCCGCTCTGCGGCCGGCTCTGGTGGGACTGACGATCCCGTTCATCTCCCAGCTCGAGCATTCGATGGCGCTGGCGACCCGACTGAAGCAGCGCGGCGTCAAGGTGGCGATCGGCGGACCGATCGCGGCGAAGTTCTACAAGTACATCGACGATGTCGACAAGCTGAGGATTCTGGACTTCGCCGTCGACTACCTGGTCACCGGTGAGGGCGAGACACTCATCGCGCGGCTGGCCGACCACCTCCAGAAGGGCGAGGAGCTGGGCGCGGTCGACAATCTCGTCGACATCCGCGATCCGCGTCCACTGAAACGGTTCTTCTTCGAGAAGGTCGACTCCCTGCCCCCGCCCAACTACGGGGTGTGGGACTACAGCCTGTACGCCGCGCCGAAGCCGGGTGCGCTCTATTCGCCGACGCGCGGGTGCTACTGGAACAAGTGCTCGTTCTGCGATTACGGGCTGGCGATGAACGCGCCGACGTCGCCCTGGCGTACGCGCCGGCCGGAGACCGTCATCGCGGACCTGAAGGCGGCGTCCCAGTACTCCAAGCACTTCTTCTTCGCCGTCGACGTGCTCTCGCCCGCCTATGCCCTGAAGATCTCCGACGCGCTCATCGAGAGCGGTCTGGACATCAAGTGGATGGCGGACTTCCGGCTCGAGAAGAGCTTCCGGATGGAGAACACCGAGGTGTTCGCCCGGGCCGGATGCCTGGGCGCCGCGTTCGGCATGGAGAGCACGGACCAGGAGGTCCTCGACCTCATCAACAAGGGCACCGAGGTGCACCGCCTCGAGACGCTGGTGTCGGCGTTCGCGGACGTCGGCATCCCCGTGCAGCTCATGGGCTTCACCGGGCACCCCGGTGAGACCAGCCGACAGGCCCAGGTGACGCTGGACACGGCCGAGGCGATGCTCGAATCCGCCGCGACCGTGGCGCTGGGGAAGTTCGGGCTGACCCCGGGCGCGGACATCGCCCGGCGGCCCGAGCACTACGGGATCGAGGTCCACTACGACCCCTCCGGCGACGTGGCCATTCCGTGGGAGATGAACTGGTCCCACCGCGAGGAGATCGACACCTATCCCGAGGACGACTTCGCGCACTCGCTCCGGCTGATCAGGGGCTTTCCCTACCCCTTCCTCGGGTCGACGTCCACGCTGCACAGCCTGCTGTACTTCGAACGGAATCCCAAGGCGCCGTTCCCCATTCCCCAATGGGGATACGTGGACACGTGGAAGGCGTTCGACGTCATTCCCTTCTACCACGCGCACGAGGAGTCGGGCACGACCACGTTGCTGAGCGGGCTGACCGGGCGCGCGGTCGTCCTCCATCCCGAGCAGGCGAAGCTGTTCGCCGCGCTGTTCGACGGCGGCACGTGGCTGCGGCTCCAGGCCAAGGAAGGCCTCTCCCGACAGGTGCGGGTCCTGCTCGACTTCCTGGTGAAGAACTCGCTGGCGATGTTCCTGCCGGTGGAGACGGCATGACGCGGCCCAGACTTCTCGTCGTCGTCCCGCCGCAGGCGGTGAGCATGGTCAACGGTCCGCCGTTGGCCCCGCTCCTGCTCGACTACGCGCTCACGCCACACGGCGTGGACGTCGAGTTCTTCGATGCCAACCTGGACTTCTTCGGCTGGCTGTGCGGCGACGGGGTGCGGGCGGCGGTGACCACCCGGCTGAAACAGCTCGCCGTCGCCGAACTGTCCAGCGACGTCCTGGAATCGGAGGACCTCACCCGCGTCGGCCGGTACCTGTCGTTCCTCGAAAGCCCCTACTGCCGGGGCGGGGAGGTCAGTGCGGCCCGGGCGGGCATGGACTGGGACGCCGCGCACGAACTGCTGGTCAACCCGCGTGCCACGGTGCCCGATCCGGAGTTCCGGGACACCTGGCTCGGTGTGGCCATGGACCGGCTGTGCGAGGAGATCCTGCGGCGCGAGCCGGACCACCTGGCGTTCTCGACGCTGTTCCACACGCAGACCGAGGCGACGGCCGAGCTGTGCCGGAGACTGCGCGCGGCCGGATTCGCCGGGCGGATCGTGCTCGGCGGAGCGGCCGTCAAACTGACCGACGACCTCGCGCTCGAACAGCTGCTGACCGGCTGCTCGGCCGACCTCGCCTACAAGTACAGCCTGTACGGGGAGTTCCCCACGCTCGCGGCGTTCCTGCGCGGCGCGTGCGAGGCCGGCGAGGTGGCGAACGCGAGTTACCTCGACGGCACGGGCAGGCTGCGCCACGCCTCGGCGAAGGGCGGCGCGGTCCGGTCCATGGTGCGCGCACTCTCGTACGACCTGGTCACCGAGGTGGACTACCTTCCGGAACACATCTATCCCGTCCTCCTGTCGGAGGGCTGCTACTGGGGCAAGTGCGATTTCTGCGACTATCCCTTCCTGTCCTCGCAGGACCCGTTCAAGGTCAGCGCCTTCTTCCGCAAGGCGTCCGATGTCGTCCACGACATCGGCGTGCTGGTCGAGAAGCTCGGCGTCTCGCGGATCGACCTGATCTCGGACGCCGTTCCGATGGGGTATTTCCGGCTGCTGGCGGACGCCGGCGCGGGCCGGCTGCGGGACCTCGGCGCGCGGCTCGAATGCTCGATCCGGGCCGAGCCCAAGGCGAAGGCCCATCACTTCGAGGCGATGGCGGCGGCCGGGGTCGATCTGGTGACGATCGGCGTCGAGTCGCTGGCGGACGAGGTCCTCGACGGGATGGGGAAGGGCAACACGTACGCCGACATCATGCGGTCGATGCGGCTGGCGCGCGAGCAGGGCATCAAGGTGAAGGCCAACCTCATCTTCGACCACCCGCGCATGCAGATACGCCACGTCGAGGAGACGCTCGAACGGCTGGAGGAGGTCCTGCCGTACGTGGAGTCCCTCGGCGTGCACTCGTTCGGGCTGACGCCGCACGCTCCGCTCGCGTTCACTCCCGAGAGCGCGAATCTGGTGATCCTCAAGGACCAGAAGACGACCAACGACCACGGAGAACACCATCTCCGGTTCGTCCGCACCGACATGACACCCGACCTGAAGAGCCGGCTGTCGGAGCTGCGGACGGTCGTCGAGGAGGCCGCCTACCGGCTGGAGGCCGCCCGGTCCGTCGGTGCCGCGGTCGAGCGCCCGCGCAGGATCGTCCACCTGCCCTACCGCTGGGACGGCCACCGCGCGGTCCGGGACACCGTGCCCGATCTGAGTGTCAGCATCCCGGGCGCCGTCGCACCCTTCTCGTACTTCGTGAAGGGCCGCGCGGATGGGTGAGGCGCTCGACGATCCCGGCGGCGCCGGGCTGGTGGGATTCGGGGGCGCGCCGGTCGTGGCCCTCGACGCCCTCGCACCCGCAAAGTCCGCGGCCGCCTGCTTCTTCGGGGTCGACATCGACCTGTCGAAGCGGTTCGGGGACAGTTCCGACGGCGCCGCCGCCTTCGTGCGGCGCTGGTCGGCCCGGATGGGCCCGTGGACGCGGGGCCACCGGCCCTCGGCCGTCGACGTCGGGGTCCTGACGGGCGAGGCGGCGGACGTGATCCGCGGCGCGTCCGAGGTTACGGCACGGGCCTTCGCGGCCGGATACGTTCCCGTCGCCGTGGGCTGCGACCACACGGTGAGCTACCCGGTGGCGATGACCGCGGCCCGGCGGCACCAGGATCTGACGTACGTCTACCTGGACGCCCATCTGGACCTGGGGCTGCATCTCGACCACGACCGTGACGGACCCGCCGGGGCCGGCGCCCCCGCCGGAGTCCACAACGGCAATTTCGTGGCCGCGATGGCCGCGGGCGGTGCCTTCCGGGAGATCGTGAACGTCGGCGCCCGTGCCTGGACCACGTACGACGACGTCTACGGTGCCGGCTGCCCGGTCACGATCGTCCGCGAGGTCGATCCCGCCGGCCTGTCGGCGCTGCGCGGCAGGAAGGTCCACGTCAGCCTGGACATCGACGTGCTCGATCCGGTCCACGTGCCCAACACCGGCAGCCGGGAGCCCTTCGGAGCCACCCCCGAGCAGGTCGTGAACGTGCTGTCCTGGCTCGCGGACCACTGCACCGTCGTCAGCGCCGACGTGTCGGAGGTCCTGCCCGACCCCGCCCACCGTACGACCGCCGAGATCGCGATGCGCTGCGCCCACGAACTCGTCAAGGAGCGAAAGACCCGATGAACGACAGGCCGATGTCCCCGGCGAGCGACGGCGTCGTCGAGCTGCGCCCGCACACACCGGCGAGCCTCGAACCGCTCGTCCGCTGGAAGAACGACCTCGAGATCCAGCGGATGAGCGACGACGAGATCCACACCTACAGCCGTGAACAGGTCGCCGCGACGCTGGAGCGGTGGATGCGGCCGAGCGAGGACGTCGTCCACCTCGCGATCGGGCTCACCGGCCGCGCGGAGCCCATCGGGTTCCTCCATCTGGCGCTCATCGAGCGGGCGCACCAGCGGTGCCGGCTGGGCATCGTCGTCGGCGAGAAGGAGCTGTGGGGACACGGTTACGGACACCAGGCGGTCGTCCAGGCGGTCGGCCACGCCTTCGACGTGCTCGGCCTGGAGCGGATCACCGCGGAGGTCTTCGGGGACAACCCGCGCTCCGCACGCCTGCTCGAAGGCGCCGGATTCGTCCAGGAAGGCGTGATGCGCGCGAGCATGCTCCGCGACGGGCGGCGCGTCGACGAGCTGGTGTACGGACTGCTGCGGCACGAGTGGAGCAAGGGGCGCAAGTGACGAGGACAGGGACGACGGCGCGCGCGGGGACGGCGGAGGCCGAGGCGCCCGCGCCGGAGCGGGGCACGGATCAAGGCACGGAGCAGGGTACGGACTCGGAGCAGGAGACCGAGGCGGAGCCGGGGGCGGTCAGGCTCGGGATCAGCCTGTCCGACTTCGTGCCGGAGCGCGGTCACACGGACGACGTGTACCGGCGGGTCTCGTACGTCGAGTACGGCGGGCACCACCCGCCGGCGAAGGACGCCGGGGTGCGCCACCTCCTCGACGAGGGCGTCGTCGCGGACCTGGGCCGTCACCTGGTGTCGGTGGAACTGCCCGACGTCCTCGACATCGAGGACGAGGCCCGGCGGATCGCCGAGAACCACGCGGGCACCGCGCCCTGCTACATGGTCACCGACTTCGGCTTCTGGCGGCTGGGCGGACGCGACGAGCGCAACCTGTGGTTCCGCCCCGCGTCGCTCACCCACGAGGTCGCCGAGCGGATCGCCCGTAACGTCGAGGGACTGTCCCGCGAGCTGGGGGCGCCGGTCCACGCCGAGAACCCCTTCAGCCTGACGCACGCCGGCGAGCTGAGCCCGGTCGGCTTCATGCGGGAGCTCGTGGCGCGCGGGGCGACGCTGTGCTTCGACATCGGGCACTTCTACGCCGGGTGCGTCAATGCGGGCATGGACGTGTGGCGGGAACTGGAGCAGGTGCCGTTCGAGGCCATCCGCGTCGCGCACATCGCCGGGCTGAGCAAGGTCGGTTACGGCGGCAGGCCGCTGGTGATCGACAACCACAACGTCCCGCCCCTGAAGGGGTGCCTGGAGGTCCTGCGGATCGTGAAGGAACGGTCGCCGGGTCTCGGCTGGGTGACGTACGAAGCCGAGCTGGCCTCCACCGAGGTCCAGCACCGGGGACTCGACGCGATAGAGAGGGCGATGGCATGACCACGTCGGAAGAGCTCGTCCACGACGTGCCGGCCGAGGACTGTTTCCGGACCCTGGTCCGCACGCCTCCGCACGACGAGAAGACGACGGAATACCTGGCCTGGGCCCGTTTGATGGCGCAGGTCGTCGACGACCTCCACCGCTGGGCCCCCAACTTCGCCGCCGCCGTCGCGTCCTCGTTCCGCTCCCTCGACGGTCTGCGCCCGTACTGCGAGTCCGGCGACTACGAGCGGGCCTACACCGAGCCCGTCGCCCACGCCGTGAACTTCGTACGCCACTTCCTCGCACAGGAACACCCGGCGTGGCTGAAGGACCTCGCCCGCTGTGAGATGTGGGCCAGTCCCCAGCGGCAGAAGCTCGACGCGGGGGAGCAGGCGGTCCTGAAGGAGGCGCTGGGCGTCCAGGAACGCGCGGGCAAGGAGTTCGTCGTCGTCGGCCACGACGTCCTGGAGACGCTCCAGCAGGTCGTCGGCTACCGCGACATGACCTTCGTCCGCTCCGCGCCGCTCATGTGGCTGCTGCGCGTACCGCCGCTGGACGTGACGCCCGATCCCGAGCCGCGGCCGGGCATCGTCGTCTTCCGGAGCGGGGAGACGGCCGTCTCCCTGTCCTACGTCCCCGCGGGCGGCGCGCGGTGACCGGCGCCGTCCGCATCGGGGTGGCGGTCGAGGCGGCGTGCGACCAGTACACCCAGGGCGAGGCGGCCGGCGGCTGGACCACCGGCTTCGTGGAGTACGGCGTCCATGCGGCCACCGGCATCCCCGACTGGGTGATCGACACCCGGCGCGCCCTGGGGTGCGGTCTGACCCTCCACCCTCTGGACATGAACATGGCCCAGCCCGAACAGGGCACGGGGCCCTGGCTGGAGTCGCTGGCCGCTCTCGTACGCGAGCACGAGGTCTCCGCGCTCATCAGCGACGCCGGTTTCTGGTACCACGGGCGGCGCGAGGGCACCTGGTTCCGTCCGCCGGACATGAACGTGGCCGCCCCGCGCTGCCGGGAGAGCGCGACGGCGATCGCCGCCGCGTGCGGGATCCCGTTCCGGGTCGAGAACCCGCCCCTGGAGTGGCTTCCGGACGCCCCCTCGCTGTGGTCGTTCCTCGACGAGGCCTCGGACGCCGAGGGCGTGCAGATCTGTCTCGACCTGTCCCACGTCCTGCAGTTCGAGCGCAATGTGCATGGGCGCAGCCCTGTACTGCCCCGCTCGTTCCCCTGGGAGCGCGTGGCCGAGATCCACCTCGCCGGTTACGTGAAGGCGGAATTCGGCGGCCGGACCATGTACTTGGACCAGCACCTCGCCGACATCCCGCCCGAGGAGTTCCGGTTGCTGGCCGAGGTCGTCGAACTGCGCGGACCGGAAAGCCCGTTGGACATCTGCCTGGAGATGGAACCGCGCGAGCCGGGCGCGTTCGTCTCCGCGGTCGACAACATCCGGACCGCTCTCGGCGCCGCCGTCTGATCCTCCGCTCCCGCCTCCCGCCACCGGGCTACCAGGTGGTGGTACCGGCGAGTTCGGTCACGGACTGCGGGGCGGCCCGGGGGAGGCCGAGGCGGGCGCGGGCCTGGTGGACGGCGGCGAGCTGATCGGCGCCCGCCGGACCCCAGTCGAAGAGCTGCAGGGCCTGTTCCGGGGTGGCCAGGACACGGACGTACGGGTGACCGGTGGCCGGGTCGGCGCCGGCGGCGCCCAGGGCGGTGAGGCGGGCGGCGTAGCGGACGCGCGTGCGGCCCGCGCCCGGATCGGGCAGGTGGCCGAGGTACGTGATCCCGGTCAGCCGTGCCGCCGCCTCCTCGGCGGCTTCCCGGCGCACGGTGACCACGGGGTCCTCGCCGTCGGTGGGTTCGGGCGTGCCGCCGGGCAGACAGGCCCCGCCGGTTTCGGGATCGAGCAGGACCAGAACGCGCCCGTCCGGGGCGAAGGCCCAGACCCAGGCCTGCCGGATCGGCGTGTCCGGGTCGGGCACGGGCGAGGGATCGAAGGCGTACGGGTGCCGGGGGCGGGGCGTGCGCAGGACGCCCGCCCGGTCGAGGACGGTCGGGACGAGGGGGACACCGTCCGCCAGGAGCACGGTGCCCGCCGCGTCGATCCGGGCGCGCAGCGCGGCGAGGGCACGGCGGGCGTCCCTGGGGGCGAGAAGATCGGGGAGTCGGGCGGGTTCGACGAACTCGACGGCAGTGATCTCGCTCGGGGGCAGCCGGATGGCGGCGATCCGCACGTCGTCCCAGGTGCCGCCGTCGAACACATGGATGATCTCGCCGGGGAAGCGCATGACCGCGGCCGCGCTCATCCCGCCGGGGGAGACCCAGTCGACGGCGAGACCGCGCTCGACCACGACGGTGACCCCGAGCTCCTCGTGCAGCTCGCGGGCGGCGCCCCGCGCCGGGGGCTCGCCCCGGTCGAGAGCACCGCCGGGCAGCAGACAGGTGTCGAGATAGTCGACATGCTGGATGAGGACCCGCCCCCGCGCGTCGGTGATCAGCACCGAGGTGCCGGCCCACAGGGCGTGCGCCGCCCGGTGGTTCCCGTACTCTTCGTCGGTCATCTTCGCGCCGGGGGACTCGTCCGGAGTGCTCGTCGTGGCCATGCTGCTCGTGTTCCCTTCTTCCCGTGCGGCCCGGTGTCGGTCACGGCCGGGTCGCGGTTCCCCGCGTACAGGGTGCCCAGCCCCGTACGCCACAAAGGCCCGTGCCGAGCCATGAGTCGGCCAAAACACCGGAGCTCGGCAGTCGCCGTGCCACGTGGGGCGGGGCGGCTTCGTGGTGCGTGTGTTCCGGACGCGGCGTGGGATCCGGCCAGATCCGATGACTTTGTGCCATTCGATGACAATCCACCGCCGGGGGTGCCGGGGCACGACTACACAAGAGGGCCGGGACGGGAAAGTCCCGGGGTGGTGCCGGTACGCCGGTCGGGCAGGGCAGGGGGCTCAGGACAGGTGACGACCATGAACGGGGCTGTGGCGAGCGCGGCCGTCGCGGGGGAGCGGCGGTGAGCGGGCGGTCGCCCGTACGGCGTCGGTCCCGGCGGCCGGCCCCGCGGCGCGGGCCGGAGCGGCTGGTCGGGCTGGGTGTCGCGGCGGTGGCGGGGTTCGCGCTCGTGACGGCGGTCGTCCGATGGATGCTGGTCCACTGGTGGGTCCCGGTGGTTCTCGTCGTGCTCGCGGTGCCGGCCGGCTGGGCGTGGCTCCAGTGGCGGCGGCAGCGGGCCCGGGAGGAGACGGAGCGGGCCCGCGCGCTGCGGTACGCGCTGTCCCAGCTGGACGGCCTGCACCACACCCGGTTCGAGGACGCGGTACGGGACCTGATGTACCGGGACGGCTGCACGGACGCGGTCCGGGTGGGCGGCGGCGGCGACCTCGGCGCGGACGTGAAGGCCACCGACCCCTTCGGGCGGCGCTGGGTGATCCAGTGCAAGCACCGCCGGAAGGGGCTCGACGGGGCGGCGGTCGGCACGCCGGACTTCCAGGTCCTGAACGGCACCGCGCGACCGGTCCACGGCGCCGACGTCGCCGTGCTGGTGACGAACGGCCGGGTCACCGCCCCGGCCGTGGCCTTCGCCCGGCAGCAGCGGCTGTACGTGGTCGACCGGCACACGCTCGGCGCGTGGGCGTCCGGCGAGCGCCCGCTCTGGGAGGTACTGCGGACCGTTCCGCCCCCGCGCCGTCCGACCGCGCGTTCCTGACCGGGTGTTGCCACCGGGGTACCCGCTTTCGCGTGCGGGCCCCGGCGGGATTCCGGCGGGACGTGGTGCCGTGCTCAGCGCGACATGATGAAGCGCAGCGCCAGGCCGGACGCGGTCGGGATCCAGTGGGTGACGAGGGCACCGTTGTCGATGTCCACCACCTTCACGCCGGCGGGCAGAGCGACGGTGACCGTCCGCCCCAGCGCGCTGTCGGACGTGCTGCCCTGGAGACGTACGGGGATGCTCTTCGCGCCGTACGTGTCCATGTGGCCGCCGCCGGCGAGCAGCGCGGCGTACGCCACCTCGCCCGGAGCGAGGGTGGCGGGCTCCTTCAGGTCGCTGTCCTTGATGACGGCGACCGAGCCCGCGTCGGTGGCGAAGCGCACGTCGGGGTAACGGTAGAGGCTGCACTTCTTGTGGCTGACGTTCTTGGCGGCGAGGAGAAGGTGCCGGACCTCCTTGCCCTTCTCGTCCTCGTTCGTGGAGGAGAAGGACAAGTCCGCAGTGGTGCACACGGCGATCGTGCTGCCGCCACCCCCGTTTCCGCCTCCGCCGCCGTTCCCGCCGTTGCCGTCGTCCGAGCCGCCACTCGGAGTCGGCTTCGGTGCTGGCTTCGAGGTCGGGGTCGGCTTCGGTGCCGGCGCGGTCGTCGGCTCCCCGGGCTTCGCCGAACCCGTGGCGCTCGGCGGGTCCGCGGGCGTGGTGCCGTCCGCCCCGTCCGTCCCGGACGGATCGCACGCCGTGGTCGCGAGCAGCGCGGCGACCGCCGCGGCTCCGAGGACACAGGACTTCCGGCGCCTGGAGCCGGTGAGGGACGGGTGGTTCTTGCGAGAAAAGGCATGCATGGTG contains the following coding sequences:
- a CDS encoding circumsporozoite protein (identified by MetaGeneAnnotator; putative;~sequence version:1) — its product is MAGRATFGRMQPQQPHTPQDARPSQDSSTPQDARPPEGSYAPQDSYTPQSPYASQGPYAPQSAYTPQVPASRNPYASQAPSTPQAPFVPAPAAAEQRPGNRTKIVVLSLAAGLVLGAAGTGAAWALSSGPAPAGDTPESDARGACEALAGFDEKKYMGDGPARDIAFNRYMAAGALSAAAAAGDPAYKELAEVIRRSQDRHNAVFGFDAKVKKDLDRARAICNDL
- a CDS encoding hypothetical protein (identified by MetaGeneAnnotator; putative;~sequence version:1); amino-acid sequence: MSKDEQASGGGRKKIARAAATAAVAAAAVTAMGSPAVAATQAQDERPAFTVEQLDDMLASADLENADNVRVVQALEVNPGAMIARQYDR
- a CDS encoding hypothetical protein (identified by MetaGeneAnnotator; putative;~sequence version:1), translated to MSVRFEGVLPRAVTEVLDRQDRDWTSRTAHVDSDGSVVYLACCGTTDITQPYHSLAYLAGALDHSGHSYVVRDLAIEFWHYMMSPPVVEQLRAECVKRYEEAPAEDSLLPLFIDVLADGERFQRAFATLRDETAFYELPAYLAAVRELSLLPRLLTLLSRCATYRTFSSASPPGSEDDRINLVTLRREVEAGFGIDVVDAFYDHHADRIAALRPALVGLTIPFISQLEHSMALATRLKQRGVKVAIGGPIAAKFYKYIDDVDKLRILDFAVDYLVTGEGETLIARLADHLQKGEELGAVDNLVDIRDPRPLKRFFFEKVDSLPPPNYGVWDYSLYAAPKPGALYSPTRGCYWNKCSFCDYGLAMNAPTSPWRTRRPETVIADLKAASQYSKHFFFAVDVLSPAYALKISDALIESGLDIKWMADFRLEKSFRMENTEVFARAGCLGAAFGMESTDQEVLDLINKGTEVHRLETLVSAFADVGIPVQLMGFTGHPGETSRQAQVTLDTAEAMLESAATVALGKFGLTPGADIARRPEHYGIEVHYDPSGDVAIPWEMNWSHREEIDTYPEDDFAHSLRLIRGFPYPFLGSTSTLHSLLYFERNPKAPFPIPQWGYVDTWKAFDVIPFYHAHEESGTTTLLSGLTGRAVVLHPEQAKLFAALFDGGTWLRLQAKEGLSRQVRVLLDFLVKNSLAMFLPVETA
- a CDS encoding Fe-S oxidoreductase (identified by MetaGeneAnnotator; putative;~sequence version:1), giving the protein MTRPRLLVVVPPQAVSMVNGPPLAPLLLDYALTPHGVDVEFFDANLDFFGWLCGDGVRAAVTTRLKQLAVAELSSDVLESEDLTRVGRYLSFLESPYCRGGEVSAARAGMDWDAAHELLVNPRATVPDPEFRDTWLGVAMDRLCEEILRREPDHLAFSTLFHTQTEATAELCRRLRAAGFAGRIVLGGAAVKLTDDLALEQLLTGCSADLAYKYSLYGEFPTLAAFLRGACEAGEVANASYLDGTGRLRHASAKGGAVRSMVRALSYDLVTEVDYLPEHIYPVLLSEGCYWGKCDFCDYPFLSSQDPFKVSAFFRKASDVVHDIGVLVEKLGVSRIDLISDAVPMGYFRLLADAGAGRLRDLGARLECSIRAEPKAKAHHFEAMAAAGVDLVTIGVESLADEVLDGMGKGNTYADIMRSMRLAREQGIKVKANLIFDHPRMQIRHVEETLERLEEVLPYVESLGVHSFGLTPHAPLAFTPESANLVILKDQKTTNDHGEHHLRFVRTDMTPDLKSRLSELRTVVEEAAYRLEAARSVGAAVERPRRIVHLPYRWDGHRAVRDTVPDLSVSIPGAVAPFSYFVKGRADG
- a CDS encoding agmatinase (identified by MetaGeneAnnotator; putative;~sequence version:1): MGEALDDPGGAGLVGFGGAPVVALDALAPAKSAAACFFGVDIDLSKRFGDSSDGAAAFVRRWSARMGPWTRGHRPSAVDVGVLTGEAADVIRGASEVTARAFAAGYVPVAVGCDHTVSYPVAMTAARRHQDLTYVYLDAHLDLGLHLDHDRDGPAGAGAPAGVHNGNFVAAMAAGGAFREIVNVGARAWTTYDDVYGAGCPVTIVREVDPAGLSALRGRKVHVSLDIDVLDPVHVPNTGSREPFGATPEQVVNVLSWLADHCTVVSADVSEVLPDPAHRTTAEIAMRCAHELVKERKTR